A genomic segment from Garra rufa chromosome 5, GarRuf1.0, whole genome shotgun sequence encodes:
- the npffr1l2 gene encoding neuropeptide FF receptor 1 like 2 — MADEPAEMEVSQELSSLYLNSSLQNDYANNSNITNHTSVTYYPYYQHSLTVAAALTIAYLFIFLLCMVGNGLVCLIVLENRRMRTVTNLFILNLAVSDLLVGVFCIPTTLVDNLITGWPFTNTVCKMSGLVQGMSVSASVFTLVAIAVDRFRCIVYPFQPKLTLLVAKVTIVMIWVLAVVIMCPSAVTLTVERVEHHYMVHNEDYNHTYPLFSCFENWASPQMRKVYTTVLFAHIYLIPLTLITLMYGRIGIKLYTTSVISGNDQHESGHTHASPPAPGAHQEGRPLISQKKIKVIKMLSIVALLFTLSWLPLWTLMLLTDYGGLNEDELELLSGYVFPFAHWLAFSNSSVNPIIYGYYNENFKRGFQAVCRTHSCCCVGMTVRSGMRQKTQGDVRDPVVNTNPLNFTARNRVYTDGDMKSSRSCLELENRRTGRLCNNSVCSNDTGSSAGSGIKGVTNQKIFQMEEPEKISPVRVGKNQAWDQ; from the exons ATGGCGGACGAGCCAGCAGAAATGGAGGTGTCACAGGAGCTTTCCTCACTCTATTTGAACAGCAGCCTCCAGAATGATTACGCAAACAACAGTAACATCACCAACCACACCAGTGTCACCTACTACCCTTACTACCAGCACTCTCTAACTGTGGCTGCCGCCCTGACCATTGCCTACCTCTTCATTTTCCTGCTGTGCATGGTGGGAAATGGCTTGGTGTGTCTGATTGTGCTGGAGAACCGACGGATGAGAACAGTCACGAACCTCTTCATCCTCAACCTGGCCGTGAGCGACCTTCTGGTGGGCGTTTTCTGTATCCCGACAACCCTTGTGGACAACCTCATTACAG GTTGGCCATTTACAAACACAGTCTGTAAGATGAGTGGTCTGGTGCAGGGCATGTCCGTGTCTGCCTCTGTGTTCACGCTGGTGGCTATCGCAGTGGACAG GTTCCGTTGCATTGTGTACCCCTTCCAACCCAAACTCACCCTGCTGGTTGCCAAGGTGACCATAGTGATGATCTGGGTGCTTGCGGTGGTGATTATGTGTCCGTCGGCTGTGACGTTAACTGTGGAGAGAGTGGAGCATCATTACATGGTCCACAATGAAGACTACAACCACACATACCCACTGTTCTCCTGCTTTGAGAACTGGGCCAGCCCACAGATGAGAAAAGTCTACACCACCGTCCTGTTCGCACACATTTACCTCATTCCTCTCACCCTGATCACGCTTATGTACGGACGAATCGGGATCAAACTCTACACCACCTCTGTGATCTCCGGGAACGATCAGCACGAAAGCGGACACACTCACGCCTCGCCTCCAGCCCCTGGAGCCCATCAAGAAGGCAGGCCCCTCATTTCCCAAAAGAAGATCAAAGTGATTAAGATGTTGAGCATCGTTGCTTTGTTATTTACACTCTCCTGGCTGCCTCTATGGACCCTGATGCTCCTCACGGACTACGGAGGTCTGAATGAAGACGAGCTGGAGTTGCTGAGCGGCTATGTGTTCCCCTTCGCTCACTGGTTGGCTTTTTCGAACTCGAGTGTCAACCCTATTATCTACGGATATTACAATGAGAACTTCAAGAGAGGCTTTCAGGCGGTGTGCAGGACTCATTCGTGCTGCTGCGTTGGAATGACGGTGAGGAGTGGAATGCGACAGAAAACTCAAGGAGACGTGAGGGATCCTGTGGTGAACACCAATCCTTTGAATTTCACCGCAAGGAACAGGGTGTACACCGACGGCGATATGAAGTCCTCCAGGTCATGTCTGGAATTGGAGAACAGGAGAACTGGCCGGCTTTGTAATAACTCGGTCTGCTCGAATGACACAGGATCCAGTGCGGGATCTGGGATAAAAGGGGTCACAAACCAAAAAATCTTTCAGATGGAGGAGCCAGAGAAAATAAGTCCCGTCAGGGTGGGTAAAAACCAAGCCTGGGATCAATAG